The following are encoded together in the Diabrotica undecimpunctata isolate CICGRU chromosome 7, icDiaUnde3, whole genome shotgun sequence genome:
- the LOC140445578 gene encoding uncharacterized protein produces the protein MSENETLILLDFKDNLANGTFEKETFIRVANLHKKNPLVQINDTIFEGKYDHAMGTNLFFEEIQDVPPAYDPFFKRKTNQYGCTFHGIKTINLKQMKIPPPKVEKSEITKDIEFNLDWDYNTLLQKFSDGVLTLHDVIKKEDKDDDQNQKQSDVNITSNTRNDLQENVRSKQQPITDEGEAMEIEEQDNHILTKTLTTIATQDLITYGDDINNEQILEDIDATNLLHDYEKLKKLAFRPVKRKPVLDQMPECDPKYREPYEYHNLEKQILQPCDFFVKEPVRNINEETLSNCVDIDRCVLYGILDKSATKSRVLTKEEKQNVLSLDNFDNLSLVGRYYVLKMHVESLEKYFKAKNFADLNRKDKYGRTFLQTLEIYKRLSESVKNRIEEIKSSLDERQVKVEVRDEEPGPSTSNG, from the exons ATGTCTGAAAATGAAACTCTTATTTTACttgattttaaagataatttagcAAATGGAACTTTTGAAAAAGAAACTTTCATTCGTGTGGCCAACTTACACAAGAAAAATCCACTTGTTCAAATTAATGATACAATTTTCGAAG gtaAATATGATCATGCAATgggtacaaatttatttttcgaAGAAATTCAAGATGTTCCTCCAGCATATGAtcctttttttaaaagaaaaacaaaccaATACGGGTGTACATTCCatggaataaaaacaataaatttaaagcAAATGAAAATACCACCTCCCAAAGTAGAAAAAAGTGAAATcacaaaagatattgaatttaatttagaTTGGGATTATAATACACTTTTACAGAAGTTTTCTGATGGTGTTCTAACACTGCATGACGTTATAAAGAAGGAGGACAAGGATGATGATCAAAACCAAAAACAATCAGATGTTAACATCACATCAAATACGAGAAATGATTTACAAGAAAATGTGAGGTCTAAACAACAACCAATTACCGATGAAGGTGAAGCAATGGAAATAGAAGAACAAGATAATCATATACTAACCAAAACACTGACAACTATTGCTACTCAAGATTTAATAACCTATGGTGACGACATAAATAATGAACAAATTTTGGAAGATATAGATGCTACAAATCTCCTTCATGATTATGAAAAACTTAAAAAGCTTGCTTTTCGCCCAGTCAAAAGGAAACCTGTACTCGATCAAATGCCTGAGTGTGATCCAAAATACAGAGAACCTTACGAATATCATAATTTGGAAAAACAG ATATTACAACCTTGTGATTTCTTCGTTAAAGAGCCAGTCAGGAATATAAATGAAGAGACTCTCTCAAACTGTGTAGATATTGATCGATGTGTGCTTTATGGTATACTAGACAAATCTGCGACAAAATCTAGAGTActgacaaaagaagaaaaacagaatGTTTTATCTTTAGATAATTTTGATAATCTATCGTTGGTTGGTCGATATTACGTTTTAAAAATGCATGTGGAAAGTTTAGAAAAATACTTTAAAGCTAAAAATTTTGCAGACCTTAATAGAAAAGATAAATATGGAAGAACATTTTTACAAACACTGGAAATTTATAAGAGGTTATCCGAAAGCGTGAAGAATCgtattgaagaaataaaaagtagtTTAGATGAAAGACAGGTTAAAGTTGAAGTACGGGATGAGGAACCAGGACCAAGTACAAGTAATGGTTGA